The genome window AAGAATGACACAGTAAGTGTGCgctaaataataaagctaGCTTCTTAGTATCTTGACCAGAGTCATAAACGAAGCCATTATAACTAAGTAAGTGAGGAGAGCACTGATGCTCGGGCCATGATATATGGTAGTGGCTGAACGAAGGGAAAGCGCAATGGGGTTGTCAGTCCTCGCTGGGGGGGTTGAGAGGGGGAAGCCGGTCTGGGTGGTCATCGGCCCCTTCCTCCGCCCGGTGAATAAGCAGCGATCGACCCTGTAACTTAGAGTAGCCAGGATTCCTCCGCTGTTGGCTCGGATTAGATATCCAGGATATGGTTGGTTCCTTTGTTTAGATCGCTACTGGAAGTCCGTcaaactagtactactagtactttttCGCTTACAGCCAATTGCCATGTCATATAAGTCTAGAACCAAAAAGCCATATCAGATTGGCAGCAAGAACTACAAACAAATTTTGGCACGACACAGGCCTCAATCGAATAATTTACAAGATACCCAGCCCATCAAGTCGTCAAGGAGAAAACAGAACATGGTTGgcaagaataataaagaaaaccCATCAACGCCGCGACAATGACGCCCTCCTGTCCCAAGACTCGGTACTTTTaaaccttcttcttctttttggaCGGCTCAGCATCGCTGTCGtgcttccgcttcttcttctcggacTCGCCCTCGCCAACGTCAgacttgcgcttcttcttcttctcctccttctcgcccttctccttcttctccttcttttccttcttgtccttcttttccttcttctccttcttgtccttcttctcggccttctcATCAGCGTCCTGCATCTCGGCATCGCTCTCAGCGCCGTCAATGTCCATATCAGCAAGGACAGCATCCATGGCGTTTTTCTGTAAAAACCATCAGTAAATTTGTTACGAAGGATAGGGATATTTGGTTCACTAGTGTAATAGCAATCACACTAGCTGTATTGACTCACCATGGCGACCTCGTTCTTGGTAGGGGCAGCACCAGTGGCGTAGAAGTCCAGACGCTCCTCGACCTGCTTCTTAAGGGCCTCACCGAACTTGGTGGAGGGCTCCTCGGAGAAGTTGTCAATTCTGGAGGCGATGGAGCACTTGTTGGCAAGGAAACGCGAGATGCGACCCTTGTTCTTGGGGCCAGCTCTTCCAATGAAAGAGGAGTGGTACAGAAGACCGTACTTGGGGGTGTTACCCTTGGTCTTCAAGGCTCTGAACAGGGCCTTCTCAGCACCGAGAATCTGGACCGTAGAAGCGGGGTACTTGGACAGGTTGGTCAAGCTACCGGCGTGGGAGATCAAACGAGCACCAACGATCTCACCAATAAGGGCAGCAAGGTTGGGGGCGACAACGCTCATCTTGGAAATCAGGTACTGGTGGAGAGACTTGCGGTACTTGGACAGGCTGACAACGCGCTGGGCGAAAGAGATAACGTTCTCCATGTCGGTCTCGGAAATCTCCTGACCCATGCTGTGCTTAGCAGCGTCGATGATGCTCTGAGCAACACCCTCATCGTCCTCCACAAGGGCAGCAATGTCGTGCAACTTCTCGTCGTTCAAGCTCTTCTTGTCCTGGACGAACAAGGCAATCTGGGCGTAGCGCTGGTTGTCGGAGACGATCTTGTAGAGTTCGGGGAAGTGCCAGGAGTACCATTCTCTGACTCTCATGGAGAAAGTGTTGATGGCCTTGTCGAGCTGGTCGAGGATAGCAATGGCCTGGATGATGTGGTTGTCATCGCGCTGGACGGAGAACTTAACCTTGGCGCGAGAGTAAGCGTGACCAAGACCAAGCTGGGCGGTGTCCATATCACCCTCACGCAGCTGCTTCAGCAGCTTGGTGGCGTGCAGTCTAACACCACGAAGCATATCCTGGACGACCTCGCTGGTGTCTCCAGTCTCGCAGTCAACGAAAGAGAAGGCAGACTTGATACTTCCAGCCAAGGCCTTGTCGGCCAGACCCAGaacaaccttcttcttcttgttgggcTTGGGCAAGTTCAATTCGAGGAAAGAGATCAGAGTGTCCGAAGCGACACCCTCGGAGACATCGTTGATTTCACTGAGAGCCTGCTTGTTGTTCCTGGAAGTTGTCAGAATCCTGCGGGAAAGTGCCCCTATGGGAAAAATTGAACCACATACTCGAAAGGCAGGAAACTGGACAGTTCGACCATTTTACCGAAACTGGCCAAGTCGTTAACACCTTCTTGAACCTCCTTCAAGCGGTTTCCCACGCTGTCACCCTGGTGGGCGACCTTGAAAAGCGAGTAGCCCATGGGGCCCTCGAACAGAAGGAAGTCGGCCATTGCGAAATTGAGGGAAGGGCCCTAAAAATTAGACAAAACGGTCCTTTACGTGCGACTTATCGTGGTCGCGTCTCAATTTCCCGGGGTTATGCGACCGTAGACCTGCCGTGGACCGACGTGGAGTTGAAGAAAAGCCTGGGAGGGTAGATTTGCAGAGTCGAGCCGTCGGAGCTCTTTTTTTTCGCGGCGGCGCTAGTGCGAACATCGAATGTGGGCTTTTTGCCAAAACTACAGCTCACCGCATTCGACGGCAAACACCACCAGGTTTGTG of Aspergillus luchuensis IFO 4308 DNA, chromosome 7, nearly complete sequence contains these proteins:
- the sik1 gene encoding snoRNP complex protein NOP56 (COG:A;~EggNog:ENOG410PGNS;~InterPro:IPR012976,IPR012974,IPR002687,IPR036070, IPR029012,IPR042239;~PFAM:PF08156,PF01798), which gives rise to MADFLLFEGPMGYSLFKVAHQGDSVGNRLKEVQEGVNDLASFGKMVELSSFLPFENNKQALSEINDVSEGVASDTLISFLELNLPKPNKKKKVVLGLADKALAGSIKSAFSFVDCETGDTSEVVQDMLRGVRLHATKLLKQLREGDMDTAQLGLGHAYSRAKVKFSVQRDDNHIIQAIAILDQLDKAINTFSMRVREWYSWHFPELYKIVSDNQRYAQIALFVQDKKSLNDEKLHDIAALVEDDEGVAQSIIDAAKHSMGQEISETDMENVISFAQRVVSLSKYRKSLHQYLISKMSVVAPNLAALIGEIVGARLISHAGSLTNLSKYPASTVQILGAEKALFRALKTKGNTPKYGLLYHSSFIGRAGPKNKGRISRFLANKCSIASRIDNFSEEPSTKFGEALKKQVEERLDFYATGAAPTKNEVAMKNAMDAVLADMDIDGAESDAEMQDADEKAEKKDKKEKKEKKDKKEKKEKKEKGEKEEKKKKRKSDVGEGESEKKKRKHDSDAEPSKKKKKV